From Poecile atricapillus isolate bPoeAtr1 chromosome Z, bPoeAtr1.hap1, whole genome shotgun sequence, one genomic window encodes:
- the LOC131592589 gene encoding putative RNA-binding protein Luc7-like 2 isoform X3, whose product MDLGECLKVHDLALRADYEIASKDQDFFFELDAMDHLQSFIADCDRRTEVAKKRLAETQEEISAEVAAKAERVHELNEEIGKLLAKVEQLGADGNVEESQKVMDEVEKARVKKREAEEVYRNSMPASSFQQQKLRVCEVCSAYLGLHDNDRRLADHFGGKLHLGFIEIREKLEELRRIVADKQEKRNQERLKRREEREREEREKLRRSRSHSKHAKRSRSRDRRRHRSRSASRERKRRTRSKSREKRHRHRSRSTSRSRSRSHHRSRHSSRERSRERSSKKRSSKERSSRDKERSRDRDRTSRDKDRSSRERSPRDFKDKKRSYESANGRSEEPRSSEEREAGEI is encoded by the exons ATGGACCTTGGAGAATGCCTGAAAGTGCATGACCTGGCCTTAAGGGCAGACTATGAAATAGCATCCAAAGATCAAGATTTCTTCTTTGAGCTTGAT GCAATGGACCACCTGCAGTCGTTTATTGCAGACTGCGACCGGCGAACGGAAGTGGCTAAGAAAAGACTAGCAGAAACCCAAGAGGAGATCAGTGCTGAAGTTGCAGCCAAA GCTGAAAGAGTTCACGAATTGAATGAAGAAATTGGGAAGCTGCTGGCCAAAGTAGAACAGCTTGGAGCTGATGGGAATGTGGAAGAATCTCAAAAAGTAATGGATGAAGTGGAGAAGGCTCGGGTAAAGAAGAGAGAAGCAGAA gaAGTATACAGGAATTCTATGCCTGCATCTagctttcagcagcagaagctaAGGGTTTGTGAAGTGTGCTCGGCTTATCTTGGTCTTCATGACAATGACCGACGACTTGCTGATCACTTTGGAGGAAAACTACATTTGGGATTTATTGAAATAAGAGAGAAACTTGAGGAACTCAGG AGGATTGTGGCTGATAAACAGGAGAAACGAAATCAGGAACGCCTGAAACGtagagaggagagggaaagagaagaaagggagaaaCTAAGGAG gTCCAGATCCCACAGCAAGCATGCCAAAAG ATCTAGGTCCCGAGATCGCCGCAGACACCGCTCTCGCTCAGCCTCGCGGGAACGGAAGAGAAGGACTCGCTCCAAATCCCGTGAGAAACGTCACCGCCACAGGTCCCGTTCCACCAGCCGCAGCCGGAGCCGCAGCCATCATAGAagcaggcacagctccagggagaggAGCCGAGAACGCAGCTCCAAAAAGAG ATCCTCTAAAGAAAGATCTTCCAGAGACAAAGAGCGTTCAAGGGATCGCGATAGAACATCCCGTGATAAAGACAGAAGCTCGAGGGAGAGGTCGCCGCGGGATTTCAAAGACAAGAAACGTTCGTACGAAAGCGCTAACGGCCGATCGGAAGAGCCAAGGAGCTCAGAGGAGCGTGAAGCAGGGGAGATATAA